The genomic window AACGAATTGTCCATCCATTACGTCCACATGGATATAGTCTGCGCCGCCTTTTTCTACTCGTTCGATGTCTGTTTGAAGATTTGCAAAATCTGCGCTTAAAATCGATGGTGCTATTTTCATAAAAATATCCTCCTATTTCCTTCTGCTTTGTTTTTTGTTGTACATTGGTTTACGATTTTCAACTTCTTGCAAAAATTGCAAGTAATTGTCATAGCGGGTTTGGGCAATTTCTTTTGTTTCTACTCTTCGTTTGACTTCACAATCTGGTTCTTTTACGTGCATACACTCTCTAAAGCGACAGTCGATCGAAGCTTCGACGAATTCAGGGAATTGTTTGGCTAACTCAACAGGTTCGATGACTAAAAAATCGATTGAGCTGAACCCTGGTGTATCGGCAACTAACCCGTCATAAAGCGGCAATAACTCGACATGTCTCGTCGTGTGACGTCCGCGTCCTAAAGAATCGGAGATCTCGCCTGTCTCTAGTTCAAGCTCTGGGGAGATTTGATTGAGCAAGGTCGATTTACCGGCGCCAGACTGTCCCATAAAAACAGTCAATCTTTCTGGGAAATAGCGTACCAGTTCTTCCGTATCTCCTTGTTCGTGAGGCACGATCACTGGATAGCCGATTTTTTCATAGGTGTCTTTGATTTCTTGGATTTTTGTTTGTTCGACAGCTAGATCCGTCTTCGTCAAATAAATGACTGGCTCGATCGATTCATATTCCAACATGACCAAAAAACGATCAAGGAGATTATAGGAGAATGTGGGTTCGATCAAGCTAGTGACAACGACACCTAGATCGACATTTGCGACCGGTGGACGTACTAACTGATTTTTACGTGGTAAAACTTCTAGCAAGTAGCCGTCTGTCTTATTTTCGCTTTCAAACACCACTTGATCGCCAACGAGTGGCGTGATCTTTCGATTGCGGAAATTCCCACGTCCTCTTGTCTGATAGGTCTCTCCATCTTTATATACGTAATAAAATCCACTTATTGCTTTTCTGATTTGTCCTTTGATGAAGTCCACCTCCATTTTTTAATATATTTTACCACAGGACAGCAGAAGTTAGGAGGAATCGCAAAAAATAGACCTGAGAATTTCCTTAAATGTCTAACACATTTTGGAATCTCAGGTCTATTTTTAATGTTTGTTGTTACAGATTGTTTGCACAGATTATTCAGTATCACTCGTAGATTCTGAGGAACTGCTTTTCGTTTCCTCTTCTGAAGAAGAACTGCTTGAGCTGCTAGATGAGTCTTTTTCAGAACTTGAAGAAGAAGTTTTGGCTGGGTCAGGTCCTTTTGAATAGATCACATTAACGACCGTTCCTGATGTGATCGATGCACCTACCCCTGGGTCTGTACGAATCACTTTATCTTTTTCAACTGTATCTGAAAACTCATACGTTTCATGACCGATGTAGTCGGCACCAATGCTAGATAAATAGCTTTGGGCATCACTTTTCGTATAACCAGAAATATCATTCAACGTCTTCGCATTCGGTCCTCGACTAACAACGAAACTAATAAATGTCGTCGCCGTCAATGGTTCCCCAAAACTAGGTGACTGACTGATGATCGCACCTGCGGGAACCGTATCACTGTAATCATTGGTTGCACTGATATTTGTGTAACCATTCGTTCTCAAAATACTAAGGACCGTTTCATAATTTTGGCCGGTGTAATCACTCATTGTTGGCTGGGTACCTTTACTAACAGTAAACGTGATCGTATCTGATGTCGGATCAACTTCTGTTCCTTCATCTTCTGATTGCGAGATGATGTTTCCACTAGTGATCTCATCACTAAATTCTTCTTCTTTTTTGATTCGACTTGATGAAAATCCTAGATCGAGTAATTGCTTACGCGCTTCATCATACGACATATCCGTATAATCATCGAGTTGGACTTTTTTCTTCCCTGTACTGATATAAAGCGTGACTTCACGATTTTGTTTCACCGTTGTTCCAGAGGCTGGATCTGTTTTGACCACATTGCCTTCCTCAATCGTATCATCTGCGATTTCTTCGGTATTGGTTGCTACCTTCAATCGCGCTTGTGTCAATGTTTCTCTTGCTGAAGCTTCAGATTGCCCAGACACATCGGGAATCGTGACTTCTCCCCGCCCACCTGAAGCAAATAAAACAGCTGAGCCAATCCCTAATAAGGCAAGTAAAACGAGTAACAAGATCCACCATTTTTTCTTTCGTTTCGTCTTGACATCTGGCATTTTTTCTTCTGGGTCTGGTAATTCTTCAGTTGTTTTTTCTTCTGGCAAAGGCATAGACTTAAAGGAATCTGGCATTGGTGTTTCTGCGGTTATCGGAGTCAGCACTTTCGTTTCGTTCCCCATCGCCTGTGGTTGCCATTTTTCTTCGTTTGCTCGCTCCAATGAAAGGACTGTTGCTAGATCATCGGCCATTTCTTCTGCCGTTTTATACCGATCAACAGGTTCTTTGGCGGTTGCTTTCAAAACGACGTTTTCTAATGCTTGCGGCGCACCTGGATCAAGCGCCTTGATTGAAGGCAAGTCATCCTGAAAATGTTTCAATGCGATCGTAACGGCTGATTCACCATCAAAAGGCACGCTTCCGGTCAACATCTCATATAAAATGATCCCCAACGCATAGATATCCGATTGTTTTGTTGCCATGCTTCCTCTTGCCTGTTCAGGCGAAAGGTAGTGAACAGAACCAAGCATCGTATTCGTTTGTGTGATCGAGGTTTCAGATAAGGCGATCGCAATCCCAAAATCGGTGATTTTGACGACTCCTTCATTATCGATCAACACATTTTGTGGTTTTAGATCTCGGTGAATGATTTGATGGCTATGTGCTAAAGAAATCGCAGATAAGATTTGTTGCATGATATTGACTGCTGTTTCATAAGGAATTGGATAATGCGTTTGGATATAACGCTTTAGATCCATTCCTTTTACATATTCCATAACTAAGTACTGCATGTTATCTTCTTCACCGACGTCATAGACGCTAACAATATTCGGATGGACAAGTTCGGTTGCTGCTAATGCTTCTCGTTGAAACCGACGGATCGCCGTTTGGTCATTTTGGAAGTCAAAACGCAGTACTTTGATTGCTACATCGCGATCTAAAATCAAATCATGGGCTAAAAAGACATTTGCCATCCCGCCACTACCGATATTTCCGGTAATTTGGTAACGGCCATTTAATTTTCTTCCTGGCTCAATCATGCCACATCCTCCTTATACTCAATAAGAAGAACGCTGATATTATCTGCTCCGCCAGCCTCATTTGCTTGATCAACTAATTGCGTTACTTTTTCTGATAATGATCCTTCTTGATTGATGATCGTACCGATCGTTTCTTCTGACAACATATTGGTCAATCCATCTGAACATAGAAGCAAACGATCTTTTAGTTGCCAAAGATAGGTTGCTACGTCTACTTCTAATGATCCAGGCATTCCCACTGATCGAGTCAAAATATTCTTTCGTGGATGGTTGACTGCCATTTCTTCACTGATTTCGCCTGATTTGACCAATTCATTTACTAAAGAATGGTCTTCGGTCAAGCGGATGATACGATTATCGCGAAGCAAATAAGCCCGACTATCACCAACATTGGCAATCGTGAAGCGTTCCTCTGATAAGGCAGCTGCCACGATCGTTGTTCCCATTCCACTATATTCAGGCTGCTCTTGTCCTAATTGATGGATCGCTCGATTTTCATCTTGGATTGCTTGGATAAACCACTGCGCAATTTTCTCATCATCAAGTAACGCTTGCTCTTCCCAAGCTTCCCCTAAATTTGTTACGGCCATTTGACTCGCAATATCGCCTGCGCGGTGACCACCCATCCCATCGGCTAAAATTGCCAATTTGATCCCGACTTGGTTTTTAAATACACTGACATAATCTTGGTTCGTATTACGTCTTCTTCCTACATCTGATTGATATTCAATCTGCATTTCTTCACCTCATTATTTTTTGCGCAAACAACAAATGAAAAAGCCATCTGTGTAAAATTGATGTGGATATAACGTCAACATCTTCTCCTTGATTGATGATTGTAGCACAGGATCAGTGGAAACATCAATAGTCTCAAAATCTGGATGGTTAGCTAAAAAGGCAGCAATGACCTCTTGGTTTTCTTCTTTTAAAACTGTACAAGTACTATAAGTCAATATACCTGAAGGTTTCAGTGCTGTTGCTGCACTTTCTAATATAGCCAATTGGATGGCTGGAAGATTGGCTAATTCGTTCGCATTCTTTTTGTAACGAATATCTGGTTTTCGACGTAGCAAACCAAATCCAGAACATGGTGCATCCACGAGTATCCGATCAAACTGTGCAGGCGCAAACTCTTCCTTGATTTCTCGTGCATCCATTTTTTGTGCGTAAACTGCATTCGCTACGCCTAAACGTTGCGCATTTTCTTCGATCAATTTCACTTTATGTTCATGCACGTCTAAGGCGACGACTTCGCCTCCGCACGTTGGATCTAAAAATGTCGCAATATGGGTCGTTTTCCCACCAGGGGCAGCACACGCATCTAAAACATGGAATTCTGGTTCGATCTGCATAGCTGGCGCAACTAACATCGAACTCTCATCTTGGATCGTCATCACGCCATCATGAAACAATGTGCTAGAAGCGAGACGTCCCTTTTCTGCAATGATCCCTTGAGGACTGATTTCACTTGCTTTGACATCGAGTCCTTCTTCTTGTAAGACTTGCAATGCCTCTTCTCGTGACATGCGACGGGTATCGATCCGAGCGCTCACATGGCTCGGTCGATAGAGTGATAAGCCTAGCTTTTCTGTTTCTTCATAACCGATTTGGTCAACAAATCGTTGGGTCAACCACGTGGGCAAACTAATCGCCACTGCTAACCGCTCGATAGGATCAGTAATTGTTTCAAGACTTGGTCGTTCTTGGCGCAAATAGTTTCTTAGCACGCCATTGACAAATTTCCCTGTACCGGGGTTCCCTTTGACTTTAGCGATTTCGACTGCTTCGTTCAAAATGGCATGATCGGGTACTTTGTCTAAGTATTCCAATTGATAGATCGACAAATATAAGAGCGTTTTGACCCAGTCATCCACTTTTTTGGCTTTGACGATCAATGGGGCCAAATAAAATTCAAGCAAACGTTGACGGCTGATCGTTCCATAGACGAGTTCCGTGAATAAGCCGACATCTTTGGGATTCAGCTCTCCTTGATTGATCATCTCGTTCAATAGCAAGTTTGAATAGGCACCGCCTTTATTGACACGTTCTAACGTCATCAAAGCCATAAAGCGAACGGAGCGTTTCATTTTTTTAGGTATTTTAGCCATTATTCCACCCGCTGTCCAACAGCAACGTTTTGTCCGCTGCCATTTAAAAACTCATGAATCAATTGTTTGCCTTTGCCTGCTGGCTGTAACTCATTGATTGCAAGAACGGTTTGTTTGCCGCATGCGATCCAAAGTTGTTTTTTGTCTTTATGGATGATCGTACCTGGTGCTTCTTGGGTCGTTTCATTAGCCATTACTTCGACAGCCCATAACTTCCAACGTGCAGAGCCATAGTTTGTAAAAGCAATCGGCCACGGACGCATCCCACGAACTTGGCAGTCGATTTCTTCTGCTGTTTTTTCCCAGTCGATGGCTTCTTGTTCACGCGTGATGTTCGGTGAAAACGTCGCTTGATCCTCGTCTTGAGGAACAGGAGTCAACTCGCCAGAAATGATTTTAGGTAAGGTTTCCAGCAATAATTCTTTTCCTAAAAGACTTAATTTTTCAAACATGGAACCAACATCGTCTTGTTTTGTGATCGGTAGACTTGCTTGGGAGAAAACCCCTCCCGCATCCATTTTTTTGATCATCTCCATGATTGTTACACCTGTTTCCTTTTCTCCATTGATAATGGAATAGTGGACAGGTGCACCACCACGATATTTTGGTAATAAAGAGGCATGGACATTGATAGCCCCATGTGTTGGAGCTTGCAATAATTTTTCTGGTAAGAATTGACCGAAAGCAGCGGTTACCAACACATCCGGCTGCAACTCAATGATTGTTTGCATTTCTGGTGAACCAGTGATTTTTTCTGGCTGTAACACAAGAAGATCATGCTGCAACGCTGCAGCTTTCACTGGCGTTGGGGTAATGATTTTTTTTCGCCCTACTGGTCGATCGGGTTGTGTCACTACTGCAACGATCTCGTACCCCTGATCGATCAATCCTTCAAGTATAGGAACTGAAAATGCGGGGGTTCCCATAAATACGATTTTAGTCATCTAAATGTTCCTCCATATATTCTTCGAGTTTTTCTTCTGGGATTTGCTCGATCATTTTATCAATAAATAAAATCCCATCTAAGTGATCGATCTCATGTTGAAAGGCTCGTGCAAGATAACCAAAAGCAGTTACTTCGATTTCCTCTCCGTCACGATCATAGTAACGAACAGTCACTTCGTCTGCGCGCTTCACTGTACCGTAGACATGCGGAATACTCAAACAACCTTCCACATCGATACTTTCTCCTTTTGCTTCAATGATCTCAGGGTTGATCAGTTCAAACTTATCCCCTTCATCTACTTCGACGATAGCAATCCGTTGATTTTTACCAACTTGCGGTGCGGCGATACCGACTCCGTCATTTGCGACCATCGTTTCATATAAATTATCTAACAATACGATCGTTTCATCCGTGATCATATCGATTGGCTGAGCTTTTCGATTCAATTTTTTATTTGGGTGGATCATTATTGGATAACGCATAGTGTTTCCTTTCTTAAATAAAATGCAGCGGCTCGTTATCGATCGCAACAAATAAATTTTGTCGTTGTTCTTTTTGGCTTTGATCCAAGATTTCTTTCAAAGCATTAGCCAGTGCTGGTTCATGTTTATACTTGATGATCAACTGATAATAGTAACGATTTTTCACCCGTAAAACGGTACTAGGTACTGGGCCTAATAGTAGGCTGTTTGGTCCTAGTACTTGCTTTAACTGGCTGGCGATCTGAAAAATCTTTTTTGCTGCGACTTGTTCTTCAGGATGGCTCGTCGTGATTTTCACCGTGAAGTAATAAGGTGGATAACCTCCACGATGCCTTACACTCATCTCTTGTTGATAAAAGCGTTCGTAATTTTGTTCTTTTGCCAAGGTCACAGCATAATGGTTCGGGTTGAACGTTTGGATCACGACCTCCCCTGCTTTTTCGGCTCTGCCGGCTCTGCCGGATACTTGTGTCAGCAATTGGAAAGTGTGTTCACTGGAACGAAAATCAGGCAAGTTTAACGAGGTGTCCGCATTTAGAACGCCCACTAGGGTCACATCAGGAAAATCCAATCCTTTTGCGATCATCTGCGTTCCTAATAGGATATCGGCTTCTTTATTACCAAATTTTTGTAAAATCCGTTCATGTGCCCCTTTTTTCCTTGTCGTATCTACATCCATCCGCAAAATCCTTGCTTGCGGATAAAGTGCTTGTAGTTCTTCTTCGACTTTTTGAGTCCCTGTTCCATAATAACGGATCTTGTTGCCTCCACAGTTTGGACAACGATGCGGGATCGCTTCTTCATGTCCACAGTAATGGCAACGCATCGATCGTGAATCCATATGGAGAGTCAATGAGATATCACAATTTGGACAAGGCAAGACAAAGCCGCAATCACGACACATCACAAAGGAAGAATAGCCCCGACGATTCAACAAAAGAACGGTTTGTTCTTGTTTTTCTAAGCGATCTTGGATCTTTTCTTGCAATAATCGTGAGAAAGTCGATGTTTGATTCTTTTCGAACTCTTCGCGCATATCGACAACTTCGATCTCAGGCAACTGCGCACTTGTTTTTGCGCGTTGGCTCAAATGCAGCATGCGATAAACACCTTTTTGCGCACGTGCTCTTGATTCAAGGGAGGGTGTCGCACTCCCTAAAACGACTGGACAATGATGATATTTTCCACGCCATAACGCTAAATCTCTCGCATGATAACGTGGCGTTTCATCTTGTTTATAACTGGATTCATGCTCTTCATCAATGATGATCAGCCCGATATTTTCAAGCGGAGCAAAGATCGCTGAGCGTGCGCCGACAACTACTTGGGCTTCATTACGCTCGATTTTACGCCATTCGTCATATTTTTCACCTTGGGATAAGCCACTATGTAACACTGCGACAGATTCTCCAAAGCGACCTTTAAAACGTTCGACCATTTGAGGGGTCAACGCAATTTCAGGAACCAGCATGATTGCTGTTTTCTTTTCTGCCAAGACATCAGCAATTGCTTGAAGGTAGACTTCTGTTTTTCCGCTACCAGTGATTCCTTCAAGTAAAAATGTCTCATTTTTTTCTTGATGACACGCTTCAATGATCTGTTGGACGGCTGATTGTTGTTCTTCGTTCAATTGTAAAGCGGTCGTTCGTTCAAACACACGATCTTTATAAGGATCGCGGTAACTTTCAACTTCTTCGATACGCAACCAACCTTTATCTCTACCTTGATTCAAGATGACAGAGCTAACGCCTTTTTCTTTGAAGTAAGAAACAGGCATCGGTTTTTCCAGTTCTGACAAATAAAGCAGTAATTCTTTTTGTTTTTTGGCATTTTGTCTGAGCGTTCCCCACGCTTTGTCCAGTTGTTCTTTTGACAAAAGGGAATGAACGACACGGATCGTTTTCACTTTGTTTTTTGTATGGACTTCATAACGAATATCGACTAGCTTGTTCTTACGCCAACGGATCAACTGCGGTAAAAGCCCAGTTTCTTCCGCCTCTTTCCAAGAAATCTCTTGTCTGCCTGCGAACAATGCTACGACCTCTGGTTCATCCGTGACCGGATAAATGAGTTTATCGTATTCTGCTTTCATGACACTTGGTAGCATTGTTTGCAAACAAGTGATTTTGAAAGCATAAGTGATCGTTTTCATATAATCGGCTAACAGCATCAGCTCTTGATTGACCACAGGTGCTAGATCAAGCAACTGGCGGATCGGCTTCAATTCTTTTTCAAGAGGTTGCTCCTGTGCTGTCAACGCCATCACAAAGCCTTGGACTTGGCGATTGCCGTTTCCAAATGGTATTGCCACTCGCATGCCCACTTGGATAGCCGCTTCCATTTCAGAAGGAACCAAATAGGTGAATGCTTGATCGGTTTGCATCGTTGGTACATCTACAATCACATCCGCAATAACGGTCATGGACTCCTTCTCCTTTCTTCATCTTGGTTTTTAAACACAAAATGGCTCTTGACCATTTTACTAGAGATTCCTTGTTTTGTCTTACTTTCTGCCAAATCCTAACAAAAAATTAACGCAGGAAAAAAAAAGAGCCTAGGAACAATTCCCAAGCTCGTGGCTTTGTCTATTCTAACGCGAATATCGTTGCGATCTTACAGTTTTTGCTCGTCGCGAATACGAGATTCTAATTCTTGCTGTGCGCGGTCTTTTTGCGCTCTACGTTCTTCATCTTCCATGCGTAGGCGTTCACGTTTTAATTCAGGATGTGGATCACTGATCACATTTCCTGCTTCGATTTCTTCTAAAGCTTGGCCAACACTTTTGACTGAATCAAATGAATCCATTGTTGGTTGTGCTTTTGCGTCCAATTCATGTGCGCGTTTACTTGCTAAGATCACTAGAGAATATTTTGAATTCACGCGATCTAATAATGAGTCGATTGAAGGTTTTAACATCATAAGACTACATCTCCTTTAACATTTTGATATATTTTCCGATGACACGGTCGACACGGAAATGTTCACTTGCAATAATATCTTTGATTCGGTTGACTGCTAATGGCACTTCATCGTTGACGACAGCGTAGTCATACAATGCCATCATTTCGATTTCTTCCTTAGCGACTTTCATTCGTTCTTCGATTACTTCATCTGCATCTGTTCCACGTCCAACGATTCGTGATTTTAACT from Enterococcus sp. DIV1094 includes these protein-coding regions:
- the pknB gene encoding Stk1 family PASTA domain-containing Ser/Thr kinase → MIEPGRKLNGRYQITGNIGSGGMANVFLAHDLILDRDVAIKVLRFDFQNDQTAIRRFQREALAATELVHPNIVSVYDVGEEDNMQYLVMEYVKGMDLKRYIQTHYPIPYETAVNIMQQILSAISLAHSHQIIHRDLKPQNVLIDNEGVVKITDFGIAIALSETSITQTNTMLGSVHYLSPEQARGSMATKQSDIYALGIILYEMLTGSVPFDGESAVTIALKHFQDDLPSIKALDPGAPQALENVVLKATAKEPVDRYKTAEEMADDLATVLSLERANEEKWQPQAMGNETKVLTPITAETPMPDSFKSMPLPEEKTTEELPDPEEKMPDVKTKRKKKWWILLLVLLALLGIGSAVLFASGGRGEVTIPDVSGQSEASARETLTQARLKVATNTEEIADDTIEEGNVVKTDPASGTTVKQNREVTLYISTGKKKVQLDDYTDMSYDEARKQLLDLGFSSSRIKKEEEFSDEITSGNIISQSEDEGTEVDPTSDTITFTVSKGTQPTMSDYTGQNYETVLSILRTNGYTNISATNDYSDTVPAGAIISQSPSFGEPLTATTFISFVVSRGPNAKTLNDISGYTKSDAQSYLSSIGADYIGHETYEFSDTVEKDKVIRTDPGVGASITSGTVVNVIYSKGPDPAKTSSSSSEKDSSSSSSSSSSEEETKSSSSESTSDTE
- the rpoZ gene encoding DNA-directed RNA polymerase subunit omega, whose product is MMLKPSIDSLLDRVNSKYSLVILASKRAHELDAKAQPTMDSFDSVKSVGQALEEIEAGNVISDPHPELKRERLRMEDEERRAQKDRAQQELESRIRDEQKL
- the rsmB gene encoding 16S rRNA (cytosine(967)-C(5))-methyltransferase RsmB, yielding MAKIPKKMKRSVRFMALMTLERVNKGGAYSNLLLNEMINQGELNPKDVGLFTELVYGTISRQRLLEFYLAPLIVKAKKVDDWVKTLLYLSIYQLEYLDKVPDHAILNEAVEIAKVKGNPGTGKFVNGVLRNYLRQERPSLETITDPIERLAVAISLPTWLTQRFVDQIGYEETEKLGLSLYRPSHVSARIDTRRMSREEALQVLQEEGLDVKASEISPQGIIAEKGRLASSTLFHDGVMTIQDESSMLVAPAMQIEPEFHVLDACAAPGGKTTHIATFLDPTCGGEVVALDVHEHKVKLIEENAQRLGVANAVYAQKMDAREIKEEFAPAQFDRILVDAPCSGFGLLRRKPDIRYKKNANELANLPAIQLAILESAATALKPSGILTYSTCTVLKEENQEVIAAFLANHPDFETIDVSTDPVLQSSIKEKMLTLYPHQFYTDGFFICCLRKK
- a CDS encoding Stp1/IreP family PP2C-type Ser/Thr phosphatase; amino-acid sequence: MQIEYQSDVGRRRNTNQDYVSVFKNQVGIKLAILADGMGGHRAGDIASQMAVTNLGEAWEEQALLDDEKIAQWFIQAIQDENRAIHQLGQEQPEYSGMGTTIVAAALSEERFTIANVGDSRAYLLRDNRIIRLTEDHSLVNELVKSGEISEEMAVNHPRKNILTRSVGMPGSLEVDVATYLWQLKDRLLLCSDGLTNMLSEETIGTIINQEGSLSEKVTQLVDQANEAGGADNISVLLIEYKEDVA
- the priA gene encoding primosomal protein N', whose amino-acid sequence is MTVIADVIVDVPTMQTDQAFTYLVPSEMEAAIQVGMRVAIPFGNGNRQVQGFVMALTAQEQPLEKELKPIRQLLDLAPVVNQELMLLADYMKTITYAFKITCLQTMLPSVMKAEYDKLIYPVTDEPEVVALFAGRQEISWKEAEETGLLPQLIRWRKNKLVDIRYEVHTKNKVKTIRVVHSLLSKEQLDKAWGTLRQNAKKQKELLLYLSELEKPMPVSYFKEKGVSSVILNQGRDKGWLRIEEVESYRDPYKDRVFERTTALQLNEEQQSAVQQIIEACHQEKNETFLLEGITGSGKTEVYLQAIADVLAEKKTAIMLVPEIALTPQMVERFKGRFGESVAVLHSGLSQGEKYDEWRKIERNEAQVVVGARSAIFAPLENIGLIIIDEEHESSYKQDETPRYHARDLALWRGKYHHCPVVLGSATPSLESRARAQKGVYRMLHLSQRAKTSAQLPEIEVVDMREEFEKNQTSTFSRLLQEKIQDRLEKQEQTVLLLNRRGYSSFVMCRDCGFVLPCPNCDISLTLHMDSRSMRCHYCGHEEAIPHRCPNCGGNKIRYYGTGTQKVEEELQALYPQARILRMDVDTTRKKGAHERILQKFGNKEADILLGTQMIAKGLDFPDVTLVGVLNADTSLNLPDFRSSEHTFQLLTQVSGRAGRAEKAGEVVIQTFNPNHYAVTLAKEQNYERFYQQEMSVRHRGGYPPYYFTVKITTSHPEEQVAAKKIFQIASQLKQVLGPNSLLLGPVPSTVLRVKNRYYYQLIIKYKHEPALANALKEILDQSQKEQRQNLFVAIDNEPLHFI
- the rsgA gene encoding ribosome small subunit-dependent GTPase A; the encoded protein is MDFIKGQIRKAISGFYYVYKDGETYQTRGRGNFRNRKITPLVGDQVVFESENKTDGYLLEVLPRKNQLVRPPVANVDLGVVVTSLIEPTFSYNLLDRFLVMLEYESIEPVIYLTKTDLAVEQTKIQEIKDTYEKIGYPVIVPHEQGDTEELVRYFPERLTVFMGQSGAGKSTLLNQISPELELETGEISDSLGRGRHTTRHVELLPLYDGLVADTPGFSSIDFLVIEPVELAKQFPEFVEASIDCRFRECMHVKEPDCEVKRRVETKEIAQTRYDNYLQFLQEVENRKPMYNKKQSRRK
- the fmt gene encoding methionyl-tRNA formyltransferase, which gives rise to MTKIVFMGTPAFSVPILEGLIDQGYEIVAVVTQPDRPVGRKKIITPTPVKAAALQHDLLVLQPEKITGSPEMQTIIELQPDVLVTAAFGQFLPEKLLQAPTHGAINVHASLLPKYRGGAPVHYSIINGEKETGVTIMEMIKKMDAGGVFSQASLPITKQDDVGSMFEKLSLLGKELLLETLPKIISGELTPVPQDEDQATFSPNITREQEAIDWEKTAEEIDCQVRGMRPWPIAFTNYGSARWKLWAVEVMANETTQEAPGTIIHKDKKQLWIACGKQTVLAINELQPAGKGKQLIHEFLNGSGQNVAVGQRVE
- the def gene encoding peptide deformylase, translated to MRYPIMIHPNKKLNRKAQPIDMITDETIVLLDNLYETMVANDGVGIAAPQVGKNQRIAIVEVDEGDKFELINPEIIEAKGESIDVEGCLSIPHVYGTVKRADEVTVRYYDRDGEEIEVTAFGYLARAFQHEIDHLDGILFIDKMIEQIPEEKLEEYMEEHLDD